A portion of the Bradyrhizobium sp. 195 genome contains these proteins:
- a CDS encoding histidine phosphatase family protein translates to MARTIHLVRHGHHALLGRMLCGRMKGVELDELGTSEIARCAETITPSPTLIQSSPQRRCMQSACILSAYLRLPVEIVPALDELDYGEWTGRSFEDLGSDPRWSRWNRRRSTSRPPGGESMRALQRRVVGHLEQLRSDRDSEIVIAVSHAEPIRAALLHYSRRQLDDFLSIEIDPASISTLSVDHRGVRVRGINQRVPA, encoded by the coding sequence ATGGCGCGGACCATTCATCTCGTCCGTCATGGTCATCATGCTCTGCTCGGCCGGATGCTGTGCGGCCGGATGAAGGGTGTGGAGCTCGACGAGCTCGGCACTAGCGAGATCGCACGCTGTGCCGAGACTATCACCCCGTCGCCGACGTTGATTCAGTCGAGCCCGCAGCGGCGCTGCATGCAGTCGGCTTGCATCCTCTCCGCCTATCTCCGACTGCCGGTCGAAATCGTACCTGCTCTGGACGAACTCGATTATGGCGAATGGACGGGCCGGTCCTTCGAGGATCTCGGCAGCGACCCGCGATGGTCGCGCTGGAATAGACGACGTAGCACCAGCCGTCCGCCCGGAGGCGAGAGTATGCGAGCGCTTCAAAGGCGGGTCGTCGGTCATCTGGAGCAATTGCGCAGCGATCGGGATAGCGAGATTGTCATCGCGGTCAGTCACGCCGAGCCGATCCGCGCGGCCCTCCTCCATTACTCGCGCAGGCAGCTCGACGACTTTCTCTCCATCGAGATCGACCCTGCCAGCATCAGTACTCTAAGCGTGGATCATCGTGGAGTGCGGGTCAGAGGGATCAACCAGCGGGTGCCGGCGTGA
- a CDS encoding inositol-3-phosphate synthase, producing MHSRLQDRRRVRVGLVGIGNCASSFVQGLTYYRNAKSNEPVPGLMNADLGGYHISDIQIASAFDVNAGKVGRDVADAIFATPNNTHRFSDVAPTGVIVQRGPVMDGIGQYLINDVPIANVPEADVSETLAMSRTDVLVSYLPVGSQRASEWYAARALEAGCGFVNCIPVFIASDPVWRQRFEEAGLPIIGDDIKSQVGATILHRVLASLFRDRGVRLDRTYQLNVGGNTDFKNMLERERLASKKISKTQAVTSQFDVPIDPDNIHVGPSDHVPWLTDRKLAFIRLEGTTFGGVPLSAEVKLEVWDSPNSAGVVIDAVRCAKLAMDRGQAGALTGPSSYFMKSPPQQFTDEEAGRRTRAFIDDKAHA from the coding sequence ATGCATTCTCGTCTTCAAGACAGGCGCCGCGTGCGCGTCGGGCTCGTCGGCATCGGTAACTGCGCGAGCTCCTTCGTCCAGGGCCTCACCTATTATCGGAACGCCAAGTCGAACGAGCCGGTCCCGGGACTGATGAACGCCGATCTCGGCGGTTACCATATCAGCGACATCCAGATCGCGTCCGCCTTCGACGTCAACGCCGGCAAGGTCGGACGCGACGTCGCCGATGCGATCTTCGCGACTCCCAATAACACACACCGCTTCTCCGACGTCGCGCCGACTGGCGTGATCGTGCAGCGCGGGCCGGTCATGGACGGCATTGGTCAATATTTGATCAACGACGTACCAATCGCAAATGTGCCCGAGGCCGATGTCTCGGAGACGCTGGCAATGTCACGCACGGACGTTTTGGTGTCCTATCTGCCGGTAGGTTCACAACGAGCCAGCGAGTGGTATGCGGCGCGTGCCCTCGAAGCCGGCTGCGGTTTTGTCAACTGCATCCCAGTCTTCATCGCCTCCGATCCGGTGTGGCGCCAACGCTTCGAGGAGGCCGGCCTGCCGATCATCGGCGACGACATCAAGAGTCAGGTCGGCGCAACAATCCTGCACCGCGTGCTCGCCAGCCTCTTCCGAGACCGCGGCGTGCGGCTGGACCGGACCTATCAGCTCAACGTCGGCGGCAACACCGATTTCAAGAACATGCTGGAGCGAGAGCGGTTGGCCTCGAAGAAGATATCCAAGACGCAGGCCGTCACCAGCCAGTTCGATGTCCCAATCGACCCCGACAACATCCATGTCGGGCCGAGCGACCATGTGCCTTGGCTCACCGATCGCAAGCTGGCTTTCATCCGCCTGGAAGGTACGACTTTCGGCGGCGTTCCCCTGAGCGCAGAGGTCAAGCTCGAGGTCTGGGACTCCCCGAACTCCGCAGGCGTCGTGATCGATGCCGTGCGCTGCGCCAAGCTCGCCATGGACCGTGGTCAGGCCGGCGCACTGACGGGTCCGTCAAGCTATTTCATGAAGTCGCCGCCGCAGCAGTTCACCGACGAGGAAGCCGGCCGGCGGACGCGCGCCTTCATTGACGACAAGGCTCATGCGTGA